In Elusimicrobiota bacterium, one DNA window encodes the following:
- a CDS encoding UDP-N-acetylmuramoyl-L-alanyl-D-glutamate--2,6-diaminopimelate ligase, producing the protein MLEGLEARWEGPSFDADLHGVACDSRRVRPGDLFVALRGHHVDGHRHAAEAVRAGAVALLVETPVGEKVPTAIVPSTEKILSTVAARFHGHPSRSMRVLGVTGTNGKTTITYMMETLLRGAGRRAGVLGTIEYRWPGHVENAVNTTPMAAEVQRLLAGMKAAGVTDVAMEVSSHSLALGRVEDVAFAVGVFTNLTRDHLDFHKDMEGYFNAKARLFDLLVRREGPGDRRALINGDDPWAPRFLERAAVPRWTYALERPADIGAADLKLNAAGSQFELRTPAGAARVALHLVGRHNVYNALAAAGGGLALGLSLPDVVRGLESVVGVPGRLERVTEHDCGIPTPSRAGFEVFVDYAHTDDALKNVLQTLRPLTAGRLIVLFGCGGDRDKTKRPLMGEVAARLSDHVVVTSDNPRSEDPVQIAHEVEAGVRRVPGRAHDVIVDRGEAIARAVALAGPGDIVLLAGKGHETYQIFAGGPVPFDDRAEARRRLIERVSR; encoded by the coding sequence TTGCTGGAAGGGCTGGAAGCCCGTTGGGAGGGACCGTCCTTCGACGCGGACCTCCACGGGGTGGCCTGCGATTCCCGTCGCGTGCGGCCGGGGGACCTGTTCGTCGCCTTGCGGGGCCACCACGTGGACGGCCACCGCCACGCCGCGGAGGCCGTGCGCGCGGGCGCGGTGGCGCTCCTGGTGGAAACGCCGGTGGGGGAAAAGGTCCCCACCGCGATCGTGCCTTCCACCGAAAAAATTCTTTCGACCGTGGCGGCACGATTCCACGGCCACCCGTCCCGTTCGATGCGGGTGTTGGGCGTGACCGGGACCAACGGAAAAACGACCATCACCTACATGATGGAAACTCTGTTGCGGGGGGCCGGCCGGCGGGCCGGGGTGTTGGGCACCATCGAATACCGCTGGCCGGGACACGTGGAAAACGCGGTCAACACCACCCCCATGGCGGCCGAGGTCCAACGGTTGCTCGCGGGAATGAAAGCCGCCGGAGTGACGGACGTCGCCATGGAGGTCTCGAGCCATTCCCTCGCCTTGGGGCGGGTGGAGGACGTGGCTTTCGCCGTCGGCGTTTTTACCAACCTCACCCGGGATCACTTGGATTTCCACAAGGACATGGAGGGCTACTTCAACGCCAAGGCGCGCCTGTTCGACCTGTTGGTTCGGCGGGAGGGGCCGGGCGACCGGCGCGCGTTGATCAACGGGGACGATCCCTGGGCGCCGCGTTTCCTGGAACGAGCCGCCGTGCCCCGTTGGACCTACGCCCTGGAGCGCCCGGCGGACATCGGGGCGGCGGATTTGAAGTTGAACGCGGCCGGCTCTCAATTTGAATTGCGGACGCCCGCGGGCGCCGCGCGGGTGGCCTTGCATTTGGTCGGGCGTCACAACGTGTACAACGCGCTCGCGGCCGCGGGCGGCGGATTGGCGCTGGGACTTTCGTTGCCCGACGTGGTTCGCGGTTTGGAGTCCGTGGTGGGCGTTCCCGGCCGGCTCGAGCGCGTGACGGAACACGACTGCGGAATTCCGACGCCGAGCCGCGCGGGGTTTGAAGTGTTCGTCGATTACGCCCACACCGACGACGCGCTCAAAAACGTTTTGCAAACCCTGCGCCCGTTGACGGCGGGCCGGTTGATCGTTCTGTTCGGCTGCGGGGGCGATCGGGACAAAACAAAACGACCCCTCATGGGGGAGGTCGCCGCCCGTTTGTCGGACCACGTGGTCGTGACGTCGGACAATCCCCGGTCCGAGGACCCGGTCCAAATTGCGCACGAGGTGGAAGCCGGCGTTCGTCGGGTGCCGGGGCGGGCCCACGACGTGATCGTGGATCGGGGAGAAGCCATCGCGCGGGCCGTGGCCCTGGCGGGTCCGGGGGACATCGTGCTGCTGGCCGGCAAGGGCCACGAAACCTATCAGATTTTCGCCGGCGGTCCGGTGCCCTTTGACGATCGCGCGGAAGCGCGCCGTCGTTTGATCGAGCGAGTGTCCCGCTAG